CGCCGCGCACCGAATGGCCTCCGACACCTCGTTGGCAAATGCCGACATGATGATCCGCGTTACTACCGCCGGCTCGGCAGGTTCCTTCGCGGCCGTGGCGGTCGCTTCCACGCCCGGAGGCGCCGTCGCCTTGTCCGGCGATGCGGGCGCATAGCGCCGCAGCGACGCGGATTGGAAACTGACGTGGGTGAGAACGACGGTCTCCGGCAGTCGCCGGCTGATATCGCCCAGGACCACGACGAGGCTGGCGTGGCGCTCAAACTGCTCCATCAATCGCTGGCGATCCCGCAGTCGGTTTTTCTCCGCCTCCATGGCGTCTTTTTTGGCAAGGTGAACGGCGAGCTGCTGTTGCTGAGCGATGACATCGTTCAACATCGCGCTGGCCTGGGACACTTCATGCCGATTGGCCGTGATCCACAGGACCATGATGACGACCAGCAACGAGATCAGCGTGCCCCGCAGCTTGACGGCGCGCTGCTGGCGGCGGGCCTGATGATAATCCGAGGGAATGAAATCACAGTCGATCATGGGCCGTCCTGTCTTTTCAAACCGCCGCTGCTTCGGGCGTCCGTACCGCCGCCTTCGGCCGCGGTCCGCCGACCCAGGGCGTTCCGCGCAGCGCCAGGCCGCACGCCACCGCCCAACAGGGGGCCAGCGTCCGCGCGTCGCGCGAAGACATCCCCTGCGTGCCGTCCATCCCCCGGAGCGGGTATCCGATCATGCAGGGCACGTCGAGGGCCGGCGCGATGATCTCCATCAACGCGGGCTCGTGCGCCTCGCCGCCGACAAACGTCAGGCTTTCCGGCCGGTTGCCGCGAAACGTCACCGCAAAATAGCGCAGGCACAACTGTACGTCCCGAGCGATCCGCTCGATCAATGGCCGAACCGCGTCGGAGGCCCGCGCCCTAATCTCCGCCGGAGTCTGAAACGACGAATCGTCGGCAACGTCGCGCCGCTCGTCGCCGCGCCGTCCGCAGTTTTCGCGAATGATGCGAATTCGAAGATCGAGCGCCTCCGGCAGCGTAAGACTCAATGCCTGAGCCACCGCCGAGCTAAACGAGCGGCCGCCCACGTCGAGAATCTTGAGAAAGCACAGATCTGTGCCCCGGGTCATGGCGATCGCCGTGTTCTGCCACCCCACGTCCACGAAGACATTGACCGCCGTGGCGTCGTCTGCCCGGCGAAGGAAACGTACAAAGCTCCGCGCCATCGCACAGGGCGTCAAATCCACGGCGATCGGGCGCAGCTTCAACGATTCCAGGAGCTGCAGGGTCTCCTGCACCGCGCCCTCGCGCGCCGCGAAGACGATGATCTCCTCCTTCAGATCATTTCCGTGCCGCACCTCGCCCGCCGGAACAAATCGAAACTCTCCCCCTTCGCCTATGTTGAAGCGTTCGCGGGCTTCAAACTCGACCGCCGACGCCATTTCTTCGGGCGGCATGCGCGGTAAACGAATGCTCTTCATCTGAAAATCGGCGCAACCCAATGCGCTAATGGAATCGGTTCCCCGAAACGCGTGAAGGGAGAGGGCCTTCGAGAGGCCGTCGTGGAGGGCCTGTGCCCGCTCCACCGGATCGGCCGCCTCCGCCGGCAAATCAAAGCGCGCCGCCGCCTGGATGGACGGCCGTCCGTCGCGATTGACAAGCTGAAGCAGCTTGACGGACGATCCGCCGATGTCCACACCGATCGGCCCGTATCCTCCCCGTCGCTTCACCGCATATTCCTCCCCAACAATCCCGCCGCCGCGCCGCAGAGGCTAATTCACCTGCAGCGTGGCACCTTCCGCGCCCTGCGGATCCATCGGTTCCATCGGCGAAGGTTCCACCGGCCCGACCAGATTTTTTGTGAGCTTCGTATTCACAGTCGATTGCCCGCCGGCCGGCGCGACAAGGACTTCACAGTGCGCGCCGGAAGCGGTCAGTTGCAGGACCGCCTCCGTCGCTTGATCAGTCGTGCCCGTCGCGCTGAACCCCAAAACCGCGTCTCCACCGAAATCGGCGGCCACGAGCTGGACGTCCTGGGGCTCGCCCGAAGCGCCGGTGCCCAGATTCACGATATAGGGGTCGCCCGACATTGGATGAGTAAGCGGCGTATTCGGACTCGACGCCGAGGCGAGCCAATAGCGGTTATTCGCTTCATCCAGCTTGATGACGATGGGGTCGTCGGGTCGGGCAATCGACGCCCGCCGGGCATAGGCCACGTCGGACTCGAATTTCTCAGCCGCCAGTCGGGCCTTCTCCTTGCCGGCGTTGTCCTCGCCACTGAGCGAGAACGCGATCACGATGGACACCACCAGCACGACCATCATCAATTCGATGCATGTATAAGCTTTGCGATTCGCCATCGTTCCACCTCCACGAATGTCCGGCCCGCCGCCTTCAGCGCTGACCGGCCGCGCCCTTCTTCCCACTTGCCT
The sequence above is a segment of the Phycisphaerae bacterium genome. Coding sequences within it:
- the pilM gene encoding pilus assembly protein PilM, producing the protein MKRRGGYGPIGVDIGGSSVKLLQLVNRDGRPSIQAAARFDLPAEAADPVERAQALHDGLSKALSLHAFRGTDSISALGCADFQMKSIRLPRMPPEEMASAVEFEARERFNIGEGGEFRFVPAGEVRHGNDLKEEIIVFAAREGAVQETLQLLESLKLRPIAVDLTPCAMARSFVRFLRRADDATAVNVFVDVGWQNTAIAMTRGTDLCFLKILDVGGRSFSSAVAQALSLTLPEALDLRIRIIRENCGRRGDERRDVADDSSFQTPAEIRARASDAVRPLIERIARDVQLCLRYFAVTFRGNRPESLTFVGGEAHEPALMEIIAPALDVPCMIGYPLRGMDGTQGMSSRDARTLAPCWAVACGLALRGTPWVGGPRPKAAVRTPEAAAV